A region from the Pseudomonas promysalinigenes genome encodes:
- the gcvP gene encoding aminomethyl-transferring glycine dehydrogenase: MTINLGTANEFIARHIGPRADDEQAMLATLGFDSLDAMTAAVIPDSIKGTSVLGSQDGQSEADALAALKAIAGKNQVFKSYIGQGYYNTHTPSPILRNLLENPAWYTAYTPYQPEISQGRLEALLNFQTLISDLTGLPIANASLLDEATAAAEAMTFCKRLSKNKASHTFFASVHCHPQTLDVLRTRAEPLGIEIVVGDERELGDVSAFFGALLQYPASNGEVFDYREVVARFHAANALVAVAADLLALTLLTPPGEFDADVAIGSAQRFGVPLGFGGPHAAYFATRDAFKRDMPGRLVGVSIDRFGKTALRLAMQTREQHIRREKATSNICTAQVLLANIASMFAVYHGPAGLKRIAERTHALTAILAAGLKNLGLEVVGETAFDTLTLATGSATASLHDKARGQGINLRQIDAAHLGLSLDETSTQADVEALWQLFGSDQAQPDFASLAASTGSRLPATLLRQSAILEHPVFNRYHSETELMRYLRLLADKDLALDRSMIPLGSCTMKLNAASEMIPVTWAEFGNLHPFAPAEQSQGYLQMTTELEAMLCAATGYDAVSLQPNAGSQGEYAGLLAIRAYHRSRGEGHRDICLIPSSAHGTNPATAHMAGMRVVVTACDARGNVDVQDLRAKAIEHRERLAAIMITYPSTHGVFEEAIGEICAIIHDNGGQVYIDGANMNAMVGLCAPGKFGGDVSHLNLHKTFCIPHGGGGPGVGPIGVKSHLAPFLPGHAALENPEGAVCAAPFGSASILPITWMYIRMMGGAGLKRASQMAILNANYIARRLEEHYPVLYTGGNGLVAHECILDLRPLKDSSGISVDDVAKRLIDFGFHAPTMSFPVAGTLMIEPTESESREELDRFCNAMIQIREEIRAVENGSVDKDDNPLKNAPHTAAELVGEWSHGYSREQAVYPLPSLVQGKYWPPVGRVDNVFGDRNLVCACPSIESYQDA, translated from the coding sequence ATGACTATCAACCTCGGCACCGCCAACGAATTCATTGCCCGTCACATTGGCCCGCGCGCCGACGACGAGCAGGCCATGCTCGCCACCCTGGGCTTCGATTCGCTGGACGCCATGACCGCAGCGGTCATCCCTGACAGCATTAAAGGCACCAGCGTGCTCGGCTCGCAAGACGGCCAGAGCGAAGCCGATGCCCTCGCGGCGCTCAAGGCCATCGCGGGCAAGAACCAAGTGTTCAAGAGCTATATAGGCCAGGGTTACTACAACACCCACACCCCATCGCCGATCCTGCGCAACCTGTTGGAAAACCCGGCTTGGTACACCGCCTACACCCCCTACCAGCCAGAGATTTCCCAGGGCCGCCTGGAAGCACTGCTGAACTTCCAGACCCTGATCAGTGACCTTACCGGCCTGCCGATCGCCAACGCATCCTTGCTCGACGAAGCCACCGCAGCGGCCGAGGCCATGACCTTCTGCAAGCGCCTGTCGAAGAACAAGGCCAGCCACACCTTCTTCGCCTCCGTGCACTGCCACCCTCAGACCCTCGACGTGTTGCGCACCCGTGCCGAGCCGCTGGGCATCGAAATCGTAGTGGGTGACGAACGTGAACTGGGCGATGTCAGCGCCTTCTTCGGCGCATTGCTGCAATACCCAGCCAGCAACGGTGAGGTGTTCGACTACCGCGAGGTCGTCGCGCGCTTTCACGCCGCCAATGCCTTGGTCGCAGTCGCCGCCGACCTGCTGGCCCTGACCCTGCTCACCCCGCCTGGCGAGTTCGACGCCGACGTTGCCATCGGCAGCGCCCAGCGCTTCGGCGTGCCGCTGGGCTTTGGTGGCCCCCATGCGGCCTATTTCGCTACCCGCGATGCCTTCAAGCGTGACATGCCTGGCCGCCTGGTCGGTGTTTCGATCGACCGCTTCGGCAAAACTGCCCTGCGCCTGGCCATGCAGACCCGCGAACAGCATATCCGTCGCGAGAAAGCCACCAGCAACATCTGCACCGCCCAGGTGCTGCTGGCCAACATCGCCAGCATGTTCGCCGTGTACCACGGCCCGGCGGGCCTCAAGCGCATTGCTGAGCGCACTCACGCCCTCACCGCGATTCTCGCGGCCGGCCTGAAAAACCTGGGCCTGGAAGTGGTTGGGGAAACCGCCTTCGACACCCTGACCCTGGCCACCGGCAGTGCCACCGCCAGCTTGCATGACAAGGCGCGGGGCCAGGGTATCAACCTGCGCCAGATCGACGCTGCCCACCTGGGCCTGTCGCTCGACGAAACCAGCACCCAAGCCGACGTCGAGGCCCTCTGGCAACTGTTCGGCAGCGATCAGGCTCAGCCCGACTTCGCTAGCCTGGCAGCCAGCACCGGCTCGCGTTTGCCGGCCACCCTGCTGCGTCAGTCGGCGATCCTTGAGCACCCGGTGTTCAACCGCTACCACAGCGAAACCGAGCTGATGCGCTACCTGCGCCTGTTGGCCGACAAGGACTTGGCGCTGGACCGCAGCATGATCCCACTGGGGTCGTGCACCATGAAGCTCAACGCGGCCAGCGAAATGATCCCAGTGACCTGGGCCGAGTTTGGCAACCTGCACCCGTTCGCCCCAGCTGAGCAAAGCCAGGGCTACCTGCAGATGACTACCGAACTTGAGGCGATGCTGTGCGCCGCCACCGGATACGACGCGGTGTCGCTGCAACCCAACGCCGGTTCCCAGGGCGAGTACGCAGGCCTGCTGGCGATCCGCGCTTACCACCGCAGCCGCGGCGAAGGCCACCGCGATATCTGCTTGATCCCTTCCTCGGCTCACGGCACCAACCCTGCGACCGCGCACATGGCCGGCATGCGTGTGGTGGTCACCGCCTGTGATGCCCGTGGCAACGTCGATGTCCAAGACCTGCGCGCCAAGGCCATCGAACACCGCGAGCGCCTGGCGGCGATCATGATCACCTACCCGTCGACCCACGGCGTGTTCGAAGAAGCGATTGGCGAGATCTGCGCGATCATCCATGACAACGGCGGCCAGGTGTATATCGACGGCGCCAACATGAATGCCATGGTCGGCCTTTGCGCCCCAGGCAAATTCGGGGGCGACGTTTCGCACCTGAACCTGCACAAGACCTTCTGCATTCCTCATGGCGGTGGCGGCCCAGGCGTCGGGCCGATCGGCGTCAAGTCGCACCTGGCGCCGTTCCTGCCAGGTCACGCGGCGCTGGAAAACCCCGAGGGGGCCGTATGCGCCGCGCCGTTCGGCAGCGCCAGCATCCTGCCGATCACCTGGATGTACATTCGCATGATGGGCGGTGCCGGGCTCAAACGTGCCTCGCAGATGGCGATTCTCAACGCCAACTACATCGCCCGCCGCCTGGAAGAGCACTATCCAGTGCTGTACACCGGTGGCAACGGCCTGGTCGCCCACGAATGCATCCTCGACCTGCGCCCACTCAAGGACAGCAGCGGCATCAGCGTCGATGACGTGGCCAAGCGCCTGATCGACTTTGGCTTCCACGCCCCGACCATGTCGTTCCCGGTGGCCGGCACGCTGATGATCGAGCCGACCGAAAGTGAGTCCAGGGAAGAACTGGATCGCTTCTGCAACGCCATGATCCAGATCCGCGAAGAGATCCGCGCCGTGGAAAACGGCAGCGTTGACAAAGATGACAACCCGTTGAAAAACGCCCCGCACACTGCAGCGGAACTGGTAGGTGAATGGAGCCATGGCTATAGCCGTGAGCAGGCCGTGTATCCACTGCCCAGCCTGGTGCAAGGCAAGTACTGGCCGCCGGTCGGTCGCGTCGACAACGTGTTTGGTGATCGCAACCTGGTCTGCGCCTGCCCGTCGATCGAGAGCTATCAGGACGCCTGA